The Virgibacillus dokdonensis genome includes a window with the following:
- a CDS encoding YjcZ family sporulation protein, which yields MGEAVAGYGYGGGFALIVVLFILLIIVGVAYIC from the coding sequence ATGGGTGAAGCTGTTGCAGGTTATGGCTACGGCGGTGGATTTGCCTTAATTGTCGTATTGTTTATTCTGTTAATTATTGTAGGGGTTGCCTACATCTGTTAA
- a CDS encoding YjcZ family sporulation protein gives MGYGYNCGCGGYGYSAPAGYGCGIGGFALIVVLFILLIIVGAACF, from the coding sequence ATGGGATATGGATATAATTGCGGTTGTGGAGGATACGGTTACTCCGCACCTGCTGGATATGGCTGTGGTATCGGCGGGTTTGCTTTAATTGTTGTTCTATTCATCTTACTCATTATCGTTGGAGCAGCATGCTTTTAA
- a CDS encoding glycerophosphodiester phosphodiesterase, translated as MFILLLLTSLSLYAHAEIQITPMVTEKAEIYAHRGANDRFNESTVTAYEIAARDGVDALELDLRMTEDGELVVMHDDTIDRTTNGSGKVSAYTFAELREFETVEVFQQEEKRETIPTLEEVLQVFEKKEHYYIETRLVHGKAKMETKLIELLKEYDLLDRQHVSFQSFSESSLEQLQLLAPSIPLTLLFKKGAFNLEKAKEVPYSAIGVESTDVSLQVVNELHKQGKEVHVYFTDLATQKQEQKRVKSFNVDGYFTDFINYTQQLLNDKTIK; from the coding sequence TTGTTCATACTACTATTGCTTACAAGCTTATCATTATATGCTCATGCAGAAATTCAAATAACGCCTATGGTTACAGAAAAAGCAGAAATCTATGCGCATAGAGGGGCAAATGATCGTTTTAATGAAAGTACCGTTACTGCTTATGAGATAGCGGCTAGAGATGGTGTGGATGCGTTAGAATTAGATTTACGAATGACAGAAGATGGAGAGCTTGTTGTCATGCATGATGACACCATTGATAGAACAACGAACGGTAGCGGCAAAGTATCTGCGTATACGTTTGCGGAATTGAGGGAGTTTGAGACTGTTGAAGTCTTTCAGCAAGAGGAGAAACGGGAAACAATACCAACTTTAGAAGAAGTATTGCAAGTTTTTGAAAAAAAGGAGCATTATTATATTGAAACACGGCTCGTTCATGGTAAAGCGAAGATGGAAACAAAATTAATTGAATTATTAAAGGAATATGATCTGCTTGATCGACAACATGTCTCTTTTCAATCATTCTCAGAATCCAGCTTGGAACAATTGCAGCTGCTTGCTCCGTCCATTCCGTTAACATTACTGTTTAAAAAAGGGGCATTTAATCTTGAAAAAGCAAAAGAGGTGCCATATTCTGCTATTGGAGTAGAGTCGACGGATGTGAGTTTACAAGTTGTAAATGAGCTTCATAAGCAAGGAAAAGAAGTACACGTGTATTTTACCGATTTGGCAACACAAAAACAAGAACAAAAACGTGTCAAATCTTTTAATGTTGATGGCTATTTTACTGACTTTATCAATTATACACAACAGTTATTAAACGATAAGACGATAAAGTAG
- a CDS encoding glycerophosphodiester phosphodiesterase, which translates to METKIYGHRGSMGTYPENTLLGFMQAIKEGVDGIELDVHMTKDGEIVVIHDEFLDRTTDGTGYIKDLTLEEIRRHSAGVKFSHFDLFEDQWRLEQVPTLQEVLELLKPYPIELNIELKTTKFTYKGIEEKVQQIVQIYGNNRKVVYSSFHLPTLLRIKQLDPNHEIALLVEGNLPHPHEYMDCFHLEAIHVSQKGILKGVDYWRPSFPRLRAWTVNDMNDMKQLLDLRVAAIITDYPEKAVFYKSERKSFV; encoded by the coding sequence ATGGAAACAAAAATTTATGGTCATCGAGGCAGCATGGGAACATACCCAGAAAATACGTTGTTAGGATTTATGCAAGCTATAAAAGAAGGTGTTGACGGGATTGAATTAGATGTGCATATGACAAAGGATGGAGAAATTGTCGTTATTCATGATGAATTTTTAGATCGCACAACAGATGGAACAGGATATATAAAGGACTTAACGTTAGAAGAAATAAGAAGACATAGTGCTGGGGTGAAGTTTTCTCACTTTGACTTATTTGAGGATCAATGGCGCTTGGAACAGGTTCCTACTTTACAAGAAGTTTTAGAATTGTTAAAACCGTATCCAATTGAACTAAATATTGAATTAAAAACGACGAAGTTTACGTATAAAGGAATAGAAGAAAAAGTGCAACAAATTGTGCAAATTTATGGAAATAATAGAAAAGTGGTTTACTCATCCTTTCATTTACCAACGTTGCTTCGAATAAAACAATTAGACCCAAATCATGAGATCGCGCTACTCGTAGAAGGAAACTTACCGCATCCACATGAGTATATGGATTGTTTTCATTTAGAAGCTATTCACGTTTCTCAAAAAGGAATTTTAAAAGGGGTAGACTATTGGCGTCCTAGTTTTCCAAGGCTACGAGCATGGACAGTGAACGATATGAATGATATGAAGCAGTTGCTTGATCTTCGGGTAGCTGCAATCATAACGGATTATCCAGAAAAGGCAGTGTTCTACAAAAGTGAAAGAAAATCATTTGTTTAA
- a CDS encoding ABC transporter substrate-binding protein produces the protein MKRILVFTLVIFTFILAACSSVEKDSEGTAKAKEDGESGGKTEVTFWHAMGGQAQVALDEIVKKYNESQDEVQVNAEYQGTYEETLSKYHSVGGTDDAPTIVQVNEIGTMSMVHSGNVEPIQKFIDEEGYDMSNLEENITNYYKVDGKFYSMPFNSSTPVMYYNKDAFKEAGLDPEAPPETYEEVEAAGKAIKESNSDMKGFALQAYGWLFEELLANQGGLLLNNDNGRGDTATEVAFDNKKGKSIFEWVKRMMDEDTFANYGTNSDNMVTGFLSGDVAMFMQSSASARDVIDNAPFEVGVAFIPYPEKEERHGVVIGGASLWMSKGKAEEEQKAAWDFLKYVQKPEVQAEWHVGTGYFAINPKAYEQQVVQEAYQKMPQLQVTVEQLQATKPSIATQGGLMDMIPEERKIIETALETVYNGGDVDEAFSTAVEQVNAAIEQANTARGE, from the coding sequence TTGAAAAGAATACTCGTATTTACTTTAGTTATTTTTACGTTCATACTTGCTGCCTGTAGTTCCGTGGAAAAAGATAGTGAAGGTACAGCAAAAGCGAAAGAAGATGGAGAATCAGGTGGCAAAACAGAGGTAACGTTTTGGCATGCAATGGGCGGTCAAGCACAGGTTGCCTTGGATGAAATCGTAAAGAAATATAACGAATCCCAAGATGAAGTTCAAGTCAATGCGGAATATCAAGGGACATATGAAGAAACACTATCAAAATACCATAGTGTAGGTGGAACTGACGATGCACCAACCATTGTGCAAGTAAATGAAATTGGAACGATGTCGATGGTTCACAGTGGTAACGTGGAACCAATTCAAAAGTTTATTGATGAAGAAGGATATGATATGAGTAATTTGGAGGAAAATATTACGAATTATTACAAGGTTGATGGAAAGTTTTATTCCATGCCTTTTAACTCCTCTACACCAGTCATGTATTATAATAAAGATGCATTTAAAGAGGCTGGTTTAGATCCAGAAGCACCACCAGAGACCTATGAGGAAGTAGAAGCAGCAGGCAAAGCAATTAAGGAATCCAATTCTGACATGAAAGGCTTTGCGCTGCAAGCTTATGGCTGGTTATTTGAAGAATTGTTAGCAAATCAAGGTGGTCTGTTATTAAATAATGATAATGGACGTGGTGATACAGCGACTGAAGTAGCCTTTGATAATAAAAAAGGGAAATCGATTTTTGAATGGGTCAAACGTATGATGGATGAAGATACATTTGCAAATTATGGAACGAATTCAGACAATATGGTAACTGGATTTTTAAGTGGCGATGTAGCTATGTTTATGCAGTCTTCCGCTAGTGCTAGAGATGTGATTGATAATGCACCATTTGAAGTAGGCGTTGCTTTTATCCCATATCCTGAGAAAGAGGAGCGTCATGGAGTTGTAATTGGTGGCGCAAGCCTTTGGATGTCGAAAGGAAAGGCAGAAGAGGAACAAAAGGCCGCTTGGGATTTCTTAAAGTATGTGCAAAAACCAGAAGTACAAGCTGAATGGCATGTAGGGACAGGGTATTTTGCCATCAATCCTAAAGCATATGAACAGCAAGTTGTGCAAGAAGCGTATCAAAAAATGCCGCAATTACAAGTAACGGTAGAGCAATTACAGGCTACCAAACCTTCCATAGCTACACAGGGAGGACTCATGGATATGATACCTGAAGAGCGTAAAATTATTGAAACAGCATTAGAGACGGTATACAATGGCGGCGATGTCGATGAAGCATTCTCGACTGCTGTAGAACAAGTGAATGCGGCGATTGAACAAGCAAACACTGCTCGAGGAGAGTAG
- a CDS encoding carbohydrate ABC transporter permease, giving the protein MSSSKKLVFYLLLTVSALLLFAPAIVAFLMSFMSSQDILTGKILPETWTLDNYIKAFERFPLFGYLMNSFIVSLFITLGQLLLSSMAAYAFVFLEFKGRDTLFFIFIATMMIPFEASIIPNFQTIRGLDLLNTYTGLSLPFFAVAFGTFLLRQHFKQIPKELKEASEITGMGDVKFYLTVVLPVAKTSLVTLGVYGFLTSWNMYLWPLLSTTDDTVRTVQIGLKQLQSQEQLNEWGVIMAGGLIVVLPTLILLFLGQKKLQKGLTEGAIK; this is encoded by the coding sequence ATGTCTAGTAGTAAAAAGCTGGTTTTTTACCTTCTTCTTACCGTATCTGCATTGTTACTGTTCGCCCCAGCGATTGTGGCGTTTTTAATGAGCTTTATGTCGAGCCAAGATATTTTAACAGGGAAGATTCTACCAGAAACATGGACGTTGGACAATTATATAAAAGCCTTTGAACGTTTCCCTTTATTTGGTTATTTGATGAATAGTTTTATTGTCTCGTTGTTTATTACGCTTGGACAATTGTTGTTATCAAGTATGGCTGCATATGCTTTTGTGTTTTTGGAGTTTAAAGGGAGAGATACGTTGTTTTTTATTTTTATTGCGACAATGATGATTCCTTTTGAGGCTTCGATTATACCTAATTTCCAAACGATAAGAGGGCTTGATTTATTAAATACGTATACTGGGTTGTCCTTGCCATTCTTTGCAGTTGCGTTTGGCACGTTTCTGTTACGGCAACATTTCAAACAAATTCCAAAAGAATTAAAAGAGGCGAGTGAAATAACGGGGATGGGCGATGTCAAATTTTATCTAACCGTCGTTCTACCTGTAGCCAAGACGAGTTTAGTAACCTTAGGAGTATATGGCTTTTTAACTTCTTGGAATATGTATCTCTGGCCTTTACTTTCTACCACAGATGATACGGTTCGAACCGTTCAAATAGGATTAAAACAACTGCAATCGCAGGAACAGCTTAATGAGTGGGGAGTAATTATGGCTGGCGGGCTAATTGTGGTTTTACCAACATTAATTTTATTGTTTTTAGGGCAAAAGAAATTGCAAAAAGGTTTAACAGAAGGCGCAATAAAATAA
- a CDS encoding carbohydrate ABC transporter permease, translated as MKEAVVLQEQYRKIDFLKIKKKQKRVRFVKGMLFLLPSMILFSVFLFYPMARTLYLSFFLTDNSGATTVFVGLDNFKNIFTSPIFLKSLQSTFLFVLYTVPGTIVISLFLAVIANEKLKGIGFFRMIFSSTMGISVAAASVFWMFLFHPTMGWLNQLLEAVGLEGIGWLTDPKWALISVSISTIWMNLGFTFLILLGGLQSIDSHLYESAEIDGASYLYKLRRITIPMLSPTLFFVITVSFINAFQTFGQIDMLTRGGPQNETNLLVYSIYQEAFENYQYGTASAQAVVLFVIILLMTLLQFKLGERKVHYQ; from the coding sequence ATGAAAGAAGCAGTCGTACTACAAGAGCAATATAGGAAAATTGACTTCCTTAAAATTAAGAAAAAGCAAAAACGAGTTCGCTTTGTTAAAGGAATGCTGTTTCTATTACCTTCTATGATATTGTTTAGTGTATTTTTATTTTACCCAATGGCGCGAACATTATATTTAAGTTTTTTTCTGACTGATAACAGTGGAGCCACAACGGTTTTTGTAGGCTTGGATAACTTTAAAAACATCTTCACATCACCTATTTTTTTGAAAAGCTTACAATCCACTTTTTTATTCGTGCTTTACACCGTGCCGGGTACGATTGTAATTAGTTTGTTTCTCGCTGTGATTGCCAATGAAAAATTAAAAGGAATCGGTTTTTTTCGAATGATTTTTTCCTCTACCATGGGGATTTCTGTAGCTGCGGCATCTGTATTTTGGATGTTTTTATTCCATCCGACGATGGGGTGGCTTAATCAACTGTTAGAGGCGGTAGGGTTAGAGGGAATTGGTTGGCTAACAGATCCAAAATGGGCGCTTATTTCTGTATCTATATCCACAATTTGGATGAATCTTGGCTTTACCTTTTTAATTCTTTTAGGTGGTTTACAATCGATAGATTCGCATTTGTATGAAAGTGCAGAAATTGATGGCGCTAGTTATTTATATAAATTACGAAGAATAACGATACCAATGCTGTCGCCTACGTTGTTTTTTGTCATTACCGTCTCGTTCATTAATGCGTTTCAAACATTTGGTCAAATTGACATGTTAACCCGTGGTGGACCGCAAAATGAAACGAACTTACTTGTGTACTCTATATATCAAGAAGCATTTGAAAATTATCAATATGGGACAGCGAGCGCACAAGCAGTTGTTTTGTTTGTCATTATTCTTTTGATGACATTGTTACAATTTAAGTTGGGAGAGAGGAAGGTGCATTACCAATGA
- a CDS encoding ABC transporter ATP-binding protein — protein sequence MSKVELWDISKSYDKQANVLNGINLSIEAGEFFVLVGPSGSGKSTLLRMIAGLEEITGGTLKIADRIVNHLRPKDRNLSMVFQNYALYPHLNVEQNILFGLHAKKVSKQEQQDRLKKTTEMMGLSELLKRKPRELSGGQRQRVALARSVVSEAPLCLMDEPLSNLDAKLRAHMRIEVRRLQKKLGLTMIYVTHDQVEAMTMGDRIMVLNDGEIQQVGEPIALYNEPANLFVASFIGSPKMNLGKAVFNQQMLKVEDFLEIDMGSIQPATKIVQAKNLTIGIRAEHILPAVDREATHHLDVINVEQLGNETLATFEIGPELWTAKWLGQWSIKVGEKVPVHISRDKLCFFDTDSGLLLKAASPTKEKEVAVV from the coding sequence ATGAGTAAAGTGGAGTTATGGGATATCTCCAAATCTTATGACAAACAGGCTAATGTATTAAATGGTATTAACCTGTCCATAGAAGCGGGGGAGTTTTTTGTGCTAGTAGGACCTTCTGGTTCAGGAAAAAGTACGTTATTACGTATGATTGCTGGTTTAGAAGAAATTACAGGAGGCACATTAAAGATTGCCGATCGTATAGTAAATCATTTACGCCCAAAGGATCGTAATTTATCCATGGTTTTTCAAAATTATGCATTGTACCCGCATTTAAATGTAGAGCAAAACATTTTATTTGGCTTACATGCAAAAAAAGTAAGCAAACAAGAGCAGCAGGATAGATTGAAAAAGACCACAGAAATGATGGGGTTATCGGAGTTGTTAAAAAGAAAGCCTAGGGAACTTTCTGGAGGACAACGACAAAGGGTAGCACTTGCTAGATCTGTTGTCAGTGAAGCACCTCTTTGTTTAATGGATGAGCCATTGTCTAATTTAGATGCGAAACTCCGTGCGCATATGCGTATAGAAGTTAGAAGATTACAAAAAAAGTTAGGTTTAACCATGATTTATGTAACACATGATCAAGTGGAAGCCATGACGATGGGTGATCGAATTATGGTTTTAAACGATGGGGAAATTCAACAAGTTGGAGAGCCGATTGCATTGTATAATGAGCCCGCTAACTTATTCGTTGCCTCATTTATCGGATCACCAAAAATGAATCTCGGAAAAGCTGTGTTCAATCAGCAAATGTTAAAGGTAGAAGATTTTCTTGAGATTGATATGGGTTCTATACAACCTGCCACAAAAATTGTCCAAGCTAAAAATCTTACCATTGGTATTCGTGCAGAGCATATTTTACCTGCCGTTGATCGGGAAGCTACGCATCATCTAGATGTAATTAATGTAGAACAGCTTGGAAATGAAACACTAGCTACATTTGAAATAGGTCCAGAATTATGGACGGCTAAATGGTTAGGACAATGGTCGATAAAAGTTGGGGAAAAGGTACCCGTACATATTTCCAGAGACAAACTGTGCTTTTTTGATACAGATTCAGGTCTATTACTAAAAGCAGCTTCTCCAACAAAGGAGAAAGAGGTTGCGGTCGTATGA
- the spoIIP gene encoding stage II sporulation protein P, whose amino-acid sequence MKRVLLTGLIAITSIFSLIFFLTLPQFQSKFFQLPLLDGITESVVFSDALYTVMSTEIPQMETTLEANDIQMANLPKLLLETASGVSPRNFSSLLDLALPGRNPDFHFSFVSNGIDEASMPIESPPPDFEELLKEEPEEEQTDDKNKTDQQEAEVYVYHSHSWEGFLPLLGEDKQKPSQASSTDNAKNIVLVGSMLTEQLEKQGIPTFHDRTNVTAALHEQGWDYYDSYRLSRKTVEAAMASNQKIQYFIDIHRDAQRKDITTTTIHGEPFAKLYFIVGEEHENYKENLAFVEKLNAQLEENYPGISRGIFLKDHTDGNGIYNQDLSKQSILIEVGGVDNNKEELSNTTKALGEVIGEYYKNSEQVTTER is encoded by the coding sequence ATGAAACGTGTATTATTAACCGGGTTAATAGCTATTACAAGTATATTTTCACTCATTTTTTTCCTTACTTTACCTCAATTTCAAAGCAAATTCTTTCAGCTACCGTTGCTTGATGGAATAACAGAGTCGGTTGTTTTTTCTGATGCACTCTATACAGTTATGAGCACAGAAATACCGCAAATGGAAACTACACTTGAAGCAAATGATATACAAATGGCAAATTTGCCAAAACTACTATTAGAAACCGCATCTGGTGTTTCTCCTAGAAATTTCTCAAGCTTACTAGATTTAGCGCTTCCTGGAAGAAACCCTGACTTTCATTTTTCATTTGTTTCAAACGGTATAGATGAAGCATCCATGCCTATTGAATCCCCGCCACCAGATTTTGAGGAATTATTAAAAGAAGAACCAGAAGAAGAGCAAACAGACGATAAAAATAAAACGGATCAGCAAGAAGCAGAAGTGTATGTTTACCATAGTCATAGTTGGGAGGGGTTTTTACCCTTATTAGGAGAAGATAAACAAAAACCATCACAAGCATCTAGTACGGATAATGCAAAGAATATTGTTCTAGTGGGCTCCATGTTAACGGAGCAATTAGAAAAGCAAGGTATACCTACTTTTCATGATCGAACAAACGTTACTGCTGCTCTACACGAGCAAGGTTGGGATTATTACGACTCCTACCGATTATCTCGAAAAACGGTAGAAGCAGCGATGGCAAGCAACCAGAAAATACAATATTTTATTGATATTCATCGTGATGCCCAGCGTAAAGATATTACTACTACGACGATTCACGGAGAGCCATTTGCCAAATTGTATTTTATTGTTGGTGAGGAACATGAAAATTACAAAGAAAATCTTGCATTTGTAGAAAAGCTCAATGCCCAACTAGAAGAAAATTATCCTGGCATAAGTCGCGGTATCTTTTTAAAAGATCACACAGATGGTAATGGTATTTACAATCAAGATTTATCCAAACAGTCCATCCTAATCGAAGTTGGTGGCGTAGATAATAATAAAGAAGAACTATCCAATACAACGAAAGCTTTAGGGGAAGTAATTGGAGAATATTACAAAAATTCTGAGCAAGTAACGACAGAGAGGTAA
- a CDS encoding NfeD family protein: MTVFGLPIETLYLYMLIIAAALTIIYMLFGDILEGIGEVIPIANPILILAFVTFFSATGYLLETLTSLSSLIIIFIAMLIAFILDTLLNVFILVPLASAEESLGYTEESLIGRVGKIIIPVPADGYGEVVIESKSGRISKPVTAYHNQPIPEGTEVLILDIKGGVLYAEPYSKDVLDA, translated from the coding sequence ATGACTGTTTTTGGGTTGCCAATCGAGACATTATATTTATACATGCTGATTATTGCTGCAGCCCTAACCATTATTTACATGCTTTTTGGCGATATATTAGAAGGAATTGGTGAAGTAATTCCTATAGCTAACCCTATCCTTATTCTTGCCTTTGTCACTTTCTTTTCAGCAACGGGTTACTTACTTGAAACGTTAACATCCTTGTCCAGTCTAATCATTATTTTCATTGCCATGCTTATTGCCTTTATTCTTGATACGCTTTTAAATGTATTTATTTTGGTTCCTTTGGCTTCTGCAGAAGAATCTCTTGGCTATACAGAGGAATCCTTAATTGGGCGTGTCGGCAAAATTATCATTCCCGTTCCAGCAGATGGATACGGAGAAGTTGTTATTGAAAGCAAAAGTGGTAGAATCTCTAAACCTGTAACAGCGTATCACAACCAGCCCATACCTGAAGGAACAGAAGTATTAATTTTAGATATAAAAGGTGGCGTGCTCTATGCTGAACCTTATTCGAAGGATGTTTTAGATGCATAG
- a CDS encoding flotillin family protein: MFEGFWIIIGIVLFLLVALIGIFVSKYRTAGPDEALIVTGSYLGGKNVHIDESGNKIKIIRGGGSFVLPVFQQAEPLSLLSSKLEVTTPEVYTEQGVPVMADGTAIIKIGGSISEIATAAEQFLGKTKEDREVEAKEVLEGHLRSILGSMTVEEIYKNRDKFSQEVQRVASQDLAKMGLIIVSFTIKDVKDKNGYLESLGKPRIAQVKRDADIATAEADKETRIKQAEAAKEAKKAELERATEIAEAEKVNQLKTADYRREQDIAKARADQAYDFETARAKQDVTEQEMQIKIIERQKQIELEEKEILRRERQYDSEVKKKADADRYAVEQAATADKMKQMTEAEANQYRIEAEAKAEAERVRVDGLAKADSQRAQGESEAEVIRLTGLAEAEAKREIAQAFEQYGEAAILDMIIKMLPEYAKEVASPLSNIDKITVVDTGGNHAEGGANKVSGYATNLMANLQESLKASSGIDVKELLENISGKTHTTD, translated from the coding sequence ATGTTTGAAGGATTTTGGATTATTATTGGTATTGTTTTATTTTTACTCGTAGCACTTATCGGTATTTTTGTTTCCAAATATCGCACAGCTGGTCCGGATGAAGCACTTATTGTCACTGGAAGTTACCTTGGTGGGAAAAATGTCCATATCGATGAATCTGGAAACAAAATTAAAATTATTCGCGGTGGTGGCTCATTTGTATTGCCAGTGTTCCAACAAGCAGAGCCTCTCAGTCTACTATCTAGCAAACTAGAAGTAACAACACCTGAAGTTTATACAGAACAAGGAGTTCCAGTCATGGCAGATGGAACAGCGATTATTAAAATAGGTGGGTCCATTAGTGAAATTGCTACTGCTGCTGAACAATTTCTTGGAAAAACGAAAGAAGATCGGGAAGTAGAAGCAAAAGAAGTATTAGAAGGGCATCTTCGTTCTATTTTAGGATCAATGACGGTAGAAGAAATTTATAAAAACAGGGATAAATTTTCACAGGAGGTCCAGCGTGTTGCCTCACAAGATTTAGCAAAAATGGGACTTATTATTGTTTCTTTTACGATTAAAGATGTGAAAGATAAAAATGGTTACTTAGAATCTCTTGGTAAACCTAGAATCGCCCAAGTAAAACGAGATGCAGATATCGCTACAGCTGAGGCAGATAAAGAAACGCGGATTAAGCAAGCAGAAGCTGCCAAAGAGGCGAAAAAAGCAGAATTAGAACGCGCAACAGAAATCGCTGAAGCAGAAAAAGTCAACCAATTAAAAACAGCCGACTATCGTCGTGAGCAGGATATTGCGAAAGCTCGCGCAGACCAAGCGTATGATTTTGAAACCGCAAGAGCAAAACAAGACGTAACCGAACAGGAAATGCAAATTAAAATCATTGAACGTCAAAAGCAAATCGAACTGGAAGAAAAAGAAATCTTACGGCGTGAGCGACAATACGATTCAGAAGTGAAAAAGAAAGCAGATGCTGATCGTTATGCTGTAGAGCAAGCAGCTACAGCAGATAAAATGAAACAAATGACAGAAGCAGAGGCAAATCAATATCGTATTGAAGCGGAAGCAAAAGCAGAAGCGGAACGTGTACGTGTGGACGGTCTTGCTAAAGCAGATTCACAACGAGCTCAAGGGGAATCAGAAGCAGAAGTCATCAGGCTTACTGGTTTAGCAGAAGCAGAAGCAAAACGAGAAATTGCGCAAGCATTTGAACAATACGGAGAAGCAGCTATTCTAGATATGATTATTAAAATGCTTCCAGAATATGCAAAAGAAGTCGCTAGTCCACTTTCCAATATTGATAAAATTACTGTAGTAGACACAGGTGGCAATCATGCTGAGGGTGGAGCAAATAAAGTTTCTGGATATGCAACAAACTTAATGGCAAATCTACAAGAGTCATTGAAGGCATCTTCCGGCATTGATGTCAAAGAGCTGTTGGAAAATATAAGTGGTAAAACGCACACGACAGATTGA